One segment of Oscillospiraceae bacterium MB08-C2-2 DNA contains the following:
- a CDS encoding YidC/Oxa1 family membrane protein insertase: protein MKFINSLLGYPLGWIMWLCYKITSNYGVALFIFTLVTRIFMVPTAIKQQKTSAKMAMLRPKMTEIQTKYANNKEKLNEELMNLYQKEGYSPMAGCLPMLIQFPILFGLIDVIYKPMTHILRLSSEVIEIGANIVRATVADPAKIANHIQLYVINGVKHDPSVYSAMGDSAVSAIQSLNLNSFGIDLTTQPTWDMFKTIFTDFNPVLLIPIFSGITSLVMSIISLRTTAATTDPAAGASMKGMMLTMPIMSLVIAFQVPAGVGLYWAYSNLIGAVQSVIMNKIYNPREMAAKAQAEYEAQQEKERQERIEAKKKAKEGKLEDQTKAMTQKELNRRKLAEARQRDAERYGEEYADVTDEDLK, encoded by the coding sequence ATGAAATTTATCAATTCTCTGTTGGGTTACCCTTTGGGCTGGATTATGTGGCTTTGCTACAAAATCACCTCCAATTATGGAGTAGCCCTTTTTATCTTTACTCTGGTAACCCGCATATTTATGGTGCCCACTGCCATTAAGCAGCAGAAAACCTCGGCCAAAATGGCTATGCTGCGCCCGAAAATGACTGAAATCCAGACCAAATATGCCAATAACAAGGAAAAGCTCAACGAGGAACTGATGAACCTCTATCAGAAAGAGGGATACAGCCCCATGGCTGGATGCCTCCCCATGCTGATTCAGTTCCCTATCCTGTTTGGTCTCATTGATGTTATATATAAACCCATGACTCATATTCTGCGCCTGAGCAGTGAGGTCATTGAGATCGGTGCCAACATTGTCCGGGCAACGGTTGCCGATCCTGCCAAAATCGCAAATCATATTCAGCTGTATGTAATTAATGGGGTGAAGCATGATCCCAGTGTCTACAGCGCTATGGGTGATTCGGCGGTTTCTGCCATTCAGTCCCTTAATTTGAATTCTTTTGGCATTGACCTGACTACACAGCCCACTTGGGATATGTTTAAAACCATTTTTACCGATTTTAACCCTGTACTTCTCATTCCCATCTTCTCAGGGATTACTTCTTTGGTTATGTCCATTATTTCTCTGCGCACCACAGCCGCCACCACCGACCCTGCTGCCGGAGCCAGCATGAAGGGCATGATGCTCACTATGCCCATTATGTCTCTTGTGATTGCATTTCAGGTGCCCGCCGGTGTTGGCCTTTACTGGGCCTATTCCAACTTGATCGGCGCTGTTCAGAGCGTGATCATGAACAAAATCTACAATCCTAGGGAAATGGCTGCAAAGGCACAGGCTGAGTATGAGGCCCAGCAGGAAAAAGAGCGCCAAGAGCGCATTGAGGCTAAAAAGAAAGCAAAAGAGGGCAAGCTGGAGGATCAGACAAAGGCTATGACCCAAAAAGAGCTCAATCGCCGTAAGCTGGCAGAAGCCCGCCAGCGGGATGCAGAGCGCTATGGCGAGGAATACGCCGATGTTACCGACGAAGACCTCAAATAA